One segment of Sulfobacillus thermosulfidooxidans DSM 9293 DNA contains the following:
- the nuoH gene encoding NADH-quinone oxidoreductase subunit NuoH has translation MILQLIILIVKIILLIGLLMGGFAYTMLLERRLLGFFQLRLGPNRVGPFGLMQPLADGLKMAMKEDLMPYGADKWVFRMAPVFSLFAALSVDAVIPFGAPIHLFGTTISLDIANPSIGLLIAFAFSSLGIYGIVLGGWASQNKYSLLGGIRASAQMISYELAMGLSVLGVLMLAGTANLEGIVLAQKEHGWFFIPEFIPFLIYYTTAIAETNRTPFDLPEAESELVAGYHTEYSGFRFAMFYVAEYINMIAVSGIAVTLFFGGWLGPSFLPPIIWFLLKVGVSIFIFIWIRATFPRFRYDKLMSFGWKFLVPVSFVYFLATAAFVSGVI, from the coding sequence GTGATATTGCAGCTGATTATTCTCATCGTCAAGATCATCTTGTTGATCGGCTTGTTGATGGGTGGGTTTGCCTATACCATGCTCTTAGAACGTCGCTTATTGGGATTTTTTCAATTGCGCCTCGGGCCCAATCGGGTGGGACCTTTTGGACTCATGCAGCCATTGGCTGACGGTCTAAAGATGGCGATGAAAGAAGATCTGATGCCCTATGGTGCTGATAAATGGGTTTTTCGCATGGCGCCGGTGTTTTCGCTCTTTGCCGCTTTGTCGGTTGATGCGGTTATCCCCTTTGGGGCACCGATTCATCTCTTTGGGACGACCATCTCCTTGGACATTGCCAATCCGTCCATTGGACTTCTCATTGCATTTGCCTTTAGTTCCTTGGGGATCTATGGAATTGTCTTAGGTGGGTGGGCTTCCCAGAACAAGTATTCGCTACTGGGAGGGATTCGCGCCTCAGCGCAGATGATTTCTTATGAATTAGCGATGGGGCTCTCAGTGCTGGGGGTCTTAATGCTGGCAGGCACCGCTAATTTAGAGGGAATTGTGCTCGCGCAAAAAGAACATGGTTGGTTCTTTATCCCAGAATTTATTCCGTTTTTGATTTACTATACCACCGCTATTGCCGAAACCAACCGAACCCCATTTGACTTGCCTGAAGCGGAATCCGAGCTCGTTGCCGGATATCATACCGAATACTCCGGGTTCCGTTTTGCCATGTTTTATGTTGCAGAATACATCAACATGATTGCGGTAAGTGGAATTGCGGTCACCCTCTTTTTTGGAGGCTGGCTAGGTCCAAGTTTCTTGCCCCCCATTATTTGGTTCTTGTTAAAAGTTGGGGTATCGATCTTCATCTTCATTTGGATTCGCGCCACTTTTCCCCGCTTTCGCTATGACAAACTGATGTCATTTGGCTGGAAGTTCCTTGTTCCCGTGTCATTTGTCTATTTTCTAGCGACGGCGGCATTTGTTTCCGGTGTGATCTAG
- a CDS encoding NuoI/complex I 23 kDa subunit family protein yields the protein MFEGIKALAKGLGTTFKALGEPRDTIQYPEKRREYSPRFRGKHMLAKDADGHELCVGCGLCEAVCPAHAIRVVAAEATEGKAISWTNRYAVDYEVDLIRCIFCGMCEEACPTNAVRLTPFNELAASDRLDMIADKEELLHPPVRK from the coding sequence ATGTTCGAAGGGATTAAGGCCTTAGCCAAGGGACTTGGCACCACCTTTAAGGCTTTAGGCGAACCTCGTGATACCATCCAGTATCCAGAAAAACGCCGGGAATATTCCCCACGTTTTCGGGGGAAGCACATGCTTGCTAAAGATGCTGATGGGCATGAATTGTGTGTGGGTTGTGGCTTATGCGAAGCGGTGTGCCCGGCTCATGCGATACGGGTAGTGGCGGCTGAAGCCACAGAAGGAAAAGCGATCTCGTGGACCAATCGCTATGCGGTCGATTATGAAGTCGATTTAATTCGATGCATTTTCTGCGGGATGTGTGAAGAGGCATGCCCGACCAATGCGGTTAGACTGACTCCCTTCAACGAATTAGCGGCCTCGGACCGTCTTGATATGATTGCAGACAAAGAAGAATTACTCCATCCGCCAGTCAGAAAATGA
- a CDS encoding NADH-quinone oxidoreductase subunit J: MVGIGILAILAIAASIGVVTARQPVHSALYLVGNILALALLYLILKAEFLAAAQVIVYAGAIMVLFLFVVTLLTAGKEERELPEDLPGQRLTAGILSVVVGVILVALAIKYPGSAIQAPLPAHFGDLTGIGRLLWGPDFLYLIAVAIMLVSAALGVLVLNPPRRRRAQIAASQEQSKNLSTKKEQEGTGS; encoded by the coding sequence ATGGTCGGCATAGGTATATTGGCCATATTGGCTATTGCAGCATCCATTGGGGTTGTCACGGCACGTCAACCTGTTCATAGTGCGTTATATCTTGTCGGAAATATTTTGGCGTTGGCGCTTTTGTACTTGATCTTAAAAGCGGAATTTTTGGCGGCCGCTCAAGTGATTGTGTACGCTGGTGCCATTATGGTTCTCTTCCTCTTTGTGGTAACGCTCTTAACAGCGGGGAAAGAAGAGCGAGAACTTCCTGAGGATTTGCCTGGTCAACGGCTCACAGCAGGGATTTTGTCTGTTGTTGTGGGCGTCATTCTGGTCGCCTTAGCCATCAAATATCCAGGCTCAGCGATTCAGGCGCCTTTGCCTGCTCATTTTGGAGATCTTACCGGCATTGGACGCTTATTATGGGGCCCCGATTTTCTGTACTTGATTGCGGTGGCCATTATGCTGGTCTCAGCCGCCTTAGGCGTATTGGTATTGAATCCTCCCAGGCGGCGCCGGGCTCAAATTGCGGCATCCCAAGAACAGAGCAAAAACCTCAGCACTAAAAAAGAGCAGGAGGGGACTGGCTCATGA
- the nuoK gene encoding NADH-quinone oxidoreductase subunit NuoK, whose amino-acid sequence MIYSNWIVALAGIIFAIGAIGVMFRRNPLIMFMASEMMWNAAALAFVAYARELHDMNGQVMAFLIIATAAAEVGIGLAIIVSVYHKRHRLDIDEISRLKG is encoded by the coding sequence ATGATCTATAGCAATTGGATTGTAGCCTTAGCGGGCATTATCTTTGCGATTGGCGCCATTGGTGTCATGTTTCGACGAAATCCTCTCATTATGTTCATGGCTTCAGAAATGATGTGGAATGCAGCAGCATTGGCATTTGTCGCTTATGCCCGGGAACTTCATGACATGAATGGACAAGTTATGGCCTTTTTGATTATCGCGACAGCTGCGGCCGAAGTGGGGATAGGGCTGGCGATTATTGTCAGTGTCTATCACAAACGGCATCGATTGGATATTGATGAAATTTCCCGTCTGAAAGGTTAA
- the nuoL gene encoding NADH-quinone oxidoreductase subunit L, translating into MQGVAEIVLLPLFGAITIGIFKGIMPKKLPGIWASLLVGISFLVSISMDLKLASLPSNHRVITGIFFPWVTGFGPAIDWRYYLDPLSGVWLLVITGVGMLIHIYSIGYMHDDPHQDRYFSYLNFFVFSMLLLVLAGNLLILLIGWALVGLASYLLIGFWYYRPSAVRAAKKAFVMNTLGDAGILVGLALLYAHFHTVSYPGLFRIFDASHSSAFFEWTAFLLYIGAMAKSAQFPLHMWLVDAMEGPTPVSALIHAATMVTAGVYLMARLYPLLRVAPTMAYIVAAIGTFMTILAASSAIFQRDIKKVLAYSTVSQLGYMFLGVGVGAYTAGVFHFMMHAFFKALLFLGAGSVIHALAGEQDLNRMGGLWRKMPWTTWSFLAGTLAISGIPPFSGFYSKEAVLGEAFNLGHPVLWLVGAIAAGMTTFYMFRLFFLTFFGKPRDESLYAHAHEAPLVMTIPVVILGVLAVIGGFLGSWLNGWLSPTFRQYLGAPHASLEQGPFWTTAFTVGLAVVAFIIAYALYIRKETPTNAATEKGVGLWAYNAWYVDAMWMYLVVVPFKMIGNSVRQIEGGILGTVKGIGTLVWDWAEDLRPLESGYVRRYALSIMVGLGALLAYYLIRV; encoded by the coding sequence ATGCAAGGTGTGGCGGAAATTGTGCTATTGCCTTTGTTTGGCGCAATAACCATTGGGATATTTAAAGGAATAATGCCAAAGAAACTTCCCGGCATCTGGGCGAGCTTGCTCGTAGGGATTAGTTTCTTGGTGAGTATTAGTATGGACCTGAAATTGGCTTCACTGCCCTCAAATCATCGTGTGATTACCGGTATTTTCTTTCCGTGGGTCACTGGATTTGGACCCGCTATTGATTGGCGATATTATCTTGACCCGTTGTCAGGGGTTTGGTTACTCGTGATTACCGGGGTCGGCATGCTGATTCACATTTATTCCATAGGATACATGCATGATGATCCTCATCAAGACCGGTATTTTTCGTATCTCAACTTCTTTGTGTTTTCCATGCTTTTGTTGGTCTTAGCGGGCAACCTGCTCATTTTGCTTATTGGTTGGGCGTTAGTCGGGTTGGCGTCTTACCTCTTAATCGGCTTTTGGTATTATCGTCCATCAGCGGTGCGTGCGGCCAAAAAGGCCTTTGTGATGAATACCTTGGGGGATGCTGGTATCTTAGTGGGATTGGCGTTATTGTATGCTCATTTCCACACGGTGTCATACCCCGGTCTATTTCGAATATTCGACGCATCCCATTCCTCGGCTTTCTTTGAATGGACAGCTTTTCTGCTTTATATCGGGGCCATGGCCAAGTCGGCGCAGTTTCCTCTACACATGTGGTTGGTCGACGCAATGGAAGGTCCCACGCCAGTCTCTGCTCTCATTCACGCTGCGACTATGGTCACGGCTGGTGTTTACTTGATGGCAAGACTGTACCCGCTTTTACGCGTGGCTCCAACGATGGCTTATATCGTTGCCGCAATTGGGACGTTCATGACGATTTTGGCAGCGAGTAGTGCCATTTTTCAGCGGGATATTAAAAAAGTCTTGGCGTATTCCACAGTGAGCCAGCTAGGGTACATGTTTTTAGGCGTCGGCGTGGGCGCTTATACCGCTGGAGTTTTTCACTTTATGATGCATGCCTTTTTCAAAGCCCTCTTGTTCTTAGGAGCAGGTAGTGTCATTCATGCATTGGCTGGTGAACAGGATTTGAACCGGATGGGAGGATTATGGCGGAAAATGCCATGGACCACATGGTCGTTTCTCGCCGGAACTTTAGCTATCTCAGGGATTCCACCGTTTTCCGGATTTTATTCAAAAGAAGCCGTTTTAGGAGAGGCCTTTAATCTCGGGCACCCAGTTTTATGGTTGGTCGGCGCGATTGCGGCGGGGATGACCACATTTTATATGTTTCGTCTTTTCTTCTTGACATTCTTTGGAAAGCCACGGGATGAATCTCTCTATGCCCATGCCCATGAAGCGCCTCTTGTGATGACGATTCCCGTCGTGATTTTAGGGGTTTTAGCCGTCATCGGAGGGTTTTTGGGATCGTGGCTGAACGGGTGGTTGTCACCCACTTTTCGCCAGTACTTGGGTGCACCGCATGCCAGTCTTGAACAAGGTCCCTTTTGGACCACGGCTTTTACGGTGGGCTTGGCTGTCGTTGCCTTTATCATCGCGTACGCCTTATATATTCGCAAGGAAACCCCAACCAATGCCGCGACGGAAAAGGGTGTCGGGTTGTGGGCGTATAACGCATGGTATGTCGATGCCATGTGGATGTATTTGGTTGTTGTACCCTTCAAGATGATTGGAAATAGCGTCCGCCAAATAGAGGGCGGGATTTTGGGGACAGTGAAAGGGATTGGTACCCTTGTGTGGGATTGGGCCGAAGACTTGCGTCCCTTAGAAAGCGGATATGTCAGGCGTTACGCCCTGTCCATCATGGTGGGATTAGGTGCCTTGCTGGCCTACTATCTTATCCGCGTGTGA
- a CDS encoding complex I subunit 4 family protein, producing the protein MVLVWLMAIPLIGSFIVLFSGNRLAKGLSVIVSFIELMAFLILLIHGPMAFNRSWIPSWGVRFHLGADGLSMFLIGLTAILTLMAILASSASFGRAYFFWLLFLEFGTIGLFESLDLVLFYVFWEVILVPIFFLLTGYSGPQGRGAAMKWLIMNLVGSLFMLIGIVAVAVIHAAPFGSLTFEINQLSNLTMNPAVAPWVFASFFIAFAIKAPLWPFHGWMPDSYREAPPPVTALLSGVMSKAGIYGFLRIMLPIFMPQMQHYQVGLLIFAVIGLVYGGFMALRQTDMKMISAYSSLSHMGMMALGVFSLTTAGILGATFLMVAHGLIVGGLFIVLGFVEERTKTRDIKVLGGLNEDAPRLGAYFLFFALAALGLPGLPGFVGEYLIIQGLVGHDLVFAIIAAIVLVVAAWYMIRLFQGVMQAQHRAGPITDMTAGQVSYIASLAILIVLLGVWPAGITAHAAPTLYHAVHLIATKGGQGL; encoded by the coding sequence ATGGTTTTAGTGTGGTTGATGGCAATTCCGCTAATTGGCAGCTTTATTGTGCTATTTAGCGGCAACCGTTTGGCCAAAGGGCTCAGCGTCATCGTCAGTTTCATCGAACTGATGGCATTTCTCATCTTACTCATTCATGGGCCTATGGCATTTAATCGCTCTTGGATTCCCTCTTGGGGCGTGCGTTTTCACTTGGGTGCTGATGGGCTGTCGATGTTTCTTATTGGACTCACAGCAATCTTAACCCTCATGGCGATATTGGCGTCGTCTGCTTCCTTTGGTAGAGCCTATTTTTTCTGGCTGTTATTCTTGGAATTTGGGACGATCGGGCTCTTTGAATCGTTGGATCTCGTGTTATTCTACGTGTTTTGGGAAGTGATTTTGGTCCCGATCTTTTTCTTGCTGACGGGATATTCTGGTCCCCAAGGACGTGGGGCCGCCATGAAATGGTTGATCATGAATTTAGTCGGCAGCTTATTTATGCTGATTGGGATTGTGGCCGTGGCGGTGATTCACGCGGCGCCGTTTGGTTCGTTAACCTTCGAAATTAATCAACTCAGCAACTTGACTATGAATCCTGCGGTGGCTCCCTGGGTCTTTGCGAGCTTCTTCATCGCATTTGCGATTAAGGCACCCTTGTGGCCTTTTCATGGGTGGATGCCGGACAGCTATCGAGAGGCGCCACCTCCCGTTACTGCACTTTTGTCGGGGGTAATGTCGAAAGCCGGAATCTATGGATTTCTTCGCATCATGTTGCCCATATTTATGCCGCAAATGCAGCACTATCAAGTGGGCCTCTTAATCTTCGCCGTCATTGGGTTAGTTTATGGCGGGTTTATGGCGCTTCGGCAGACAGATATGAAAATGATCAGTGCGTATTCTTCCTTGTCTCATATGGGCATGATGGCGCTGGGCGTGTTTTCCTTGACGACCGCGGGCATTTTGGGCGCGACATTTTTGATGGTGGCTCATGGACTCATTGTCGGTGGCCTATTTATTGTTCTAGGATTTGTGGAAGAACGGACCAAGACCCGCGATATTAAAGTTTTAGGGGGTCTCAACGAGGACGCCCCGAGACTGGGTGCCTACTTCTTATTCTTTGCGTTAGCCGCGTTAGGATTGCCGGGATTGCCAGGTTTTGTTGGAGAATATTTGATTATCCAAGGACTTGTCGGCCATGACCTGGTATTTGCCATTATTGCCGCCATCGTGCTAGTGGTGGCAGCATGGTACATGATACGGCTGTTCCAAGGGGTCATGCAGGCGCAACATAGAGCGGGACCCATCACCGACATGACAGCTGGGCAAGTTAGCTATATAGCCTCATTAGCGATCTTGATTGTACTCTTAGGGGTCTGGCCTGCGGGAATCACTGCGCATGCTGCTCCCACTTTATATCACGCCGTGCACCTTATCGCGACGAAAGGAGGCCAGGGACTATGA
- a CDS encoding NADH-quinone oxidoreductase subunit N has translation MSATTALLPDYIIGITILVTMIAAMIRHERGTLSSWVALIGTLGGLWATIDLWTQHIKPMVFYNQSLTVDNYSLFVNILVLIAAGSTLLLGWTGEQEHEEFPILVLIAALGMMSLGMAANLISLFLGIEVLSLPLYVLAASHRNALGGEAGLKYLLLGAFSSGILLFGLALIYGAAGTMNFIDFASSVNNNSPLLAAGLMLTLVGLLFKLGIVPFHMWVPDVYEGSPTPVTSFMAFGTKVGAAVILLRLLAYGFYMSPQNWGPVLGYLALLTMIVGNLLALPQNDLKRLFGYSGIGHAGFLLIGVAVHNVIGARAMLFYLLPYGLAVIGAFAILTMMGSEKETVTINDLHGLVRQKPWAAALFIVFMLSFVGIPLTGGFVGKFYLLQAALFAHQPGLAIGLVLGTFLGLGAYLRPLQAMFRRRQTDPEMATWNVNWAQVVVLVVAVVGTIGLGVYPTPVVHWVNQSANFFWLH, from the coding sequence ATGAGTGCGACCACCGCTTTGTTACCGGACTATATTATCGGAATTACGATTTTGGTGACGATGATTGCTGCGATGATTCGGCATGAACGGGGCACTTTGAGTTCTTGGGTAGCATTAATCGGGACACTGGGGGGGCTGTGGGCCACGATCGATTTGTGGACCCAACATATAAAGCCGATGGTGTTCTATAACCAAAGTTTAACCGTTGACAATTACAGTTTGTTTGTGAATATTTTGGTTCTTATCGCGGCGGGTTCAACCTTGCTGTTAGGATGGACTGGGGAACAAGAGCATGAAGAATTTCCGATTTTGGTGCTGATTGCTGCACTGGGAATGATGAGTCTAGGGATGGCGGCCAATTTGATTTCCCTGTTCTTAGGCATTGAAGTCTTGTCTCTGCCGTTATACGTCTTAGCCGCTTCACATCGAAATGCGTTAGGAGGCGAAGCCGGCTTAAAGTATTTGTTATTAGGCGCTTTCTCTTCCGGCATTTTGTTGTTTGGATTGGCCTTAATCTATGGAGCAGCGGGCACCATGAATTTCATCGACTTTGCCTCCTCGGTTAACAACAATTCGCCGTTATTGGCCGCAGGACTGATGTTAACGCTCGTGGGCTTACTCTTTAAACTCGGAATTGTCCCCTTTCACATGTGGGTCCCGGATGTCTATGAAGGTTCACCCACGCCGGTGACAAGTTTTATGGCTTTTGGAACCAAGGTGGGAGCGGCAGTCATTTTACTCCGCCTCTTAGCGTATGGATTTTATATGTCACCCCAAAATTGGGGACCGGTTTTAGGATATTTGGCCCTTTTAACGATGATTGTGGGAAATCTTTTGGCGTTGCCACAAAATGATTTAAAACGGCTGTTTGGATATTCGGGTATAGGCCATGCGGGATTCTTACTCATTGGGGTGGCTGTGCACAATGTCATCGGGGCCAGGGCTATGCTATTTTATCTTTTGCCCTATGGACTGGCCGTGATTGGTGCCTTCGCTATTTTGACGATGATGGGATCAGAAAAAGAAACCGTCACAATTAACGACCTACACGGTCTTGTGCGTCAAAAACCGTGGGCAGCCGCTTTATTCATCGTTTTTATGTTATCATTTGTGGGCATTCCCCTAACCGGAGGATTTGTGGGCAAGTTTTATTTGTTGCAAGCGGCCCTATTCGCTCATCAACCAGGACTGGCTATCGGATTAGTGCTGGGAACCTTCTTGGGATTAGGCGCCTATTTGAGACCCTTACAAGCGATGTTCCGACGCCGGCAAACGGATCCAGAGATGGCTACTTGGAATGTGAATTGGGCGCAAGTTGTGGTACTCGTGGTCGCGGTGGTGGGAACGATTGGTCTTGGTGTTTATCCGACACCCGTGGTTCACTGGGTTAATCAATCTGCCAACTTTTTCTGGCTTCATTAA